A stretch of the Zeugodacus cucurbitae isolate PBARC_wt_2022May chromosome 6, idZeuCucr1.2, whole genome shotgun sequence genome encodes the following:
- the Eeed8.10_0 gene encoding F-box/LRR-repeat protein 7 isoform X2 yields MSFLDILQSQDVDNQNFYIKENNAYTEDNVLVYNIFVYSIPKQLTEDDVRRYFSKFGNVLDVKLVADKRRSRRAAPKVGFVNFAASESACSALRKNNHRLQGVRIGVKPGDSWNQPNAEKACGSRENDNNVATTSKQTKKHVQQSTTKDAIATNSTHMLALNDDCLESIFGFLDLKAQVRFARVCQRFQDIFQIYCKREFKNFELHKMCNMTLWEMRDFLRFAGDNITSITGKVPYKNRERIMDFIRTFCVKLKCIKLDNSKTRNECLKKLLRGIPQLQELTLRDCALTDNSIQTMTHLKHLETLELAENYELTGKFISKLVQLKVLNFYGCSNIQTFHLVDICKTLPNLKSLDIRRCERIAPTLFDIMVKHCKELEILKMSCPEFPYERVAFLPNLKQLELLYYSWCSASQKRLLAELVTHKADQLEVLKIVAKNTLCTEHIELISQLRQLKVLFASNNPSVNDDSLVMLCKLQQLEELTIKGCSNITNQSVIKLVKSCQSLRHLNIQFCKKITIEFLLETIRFLKTTEKRKKPLVLVVYGTLIDHYGVSACDEYKEAEAQSLIKVIFHASNVDLGLDDGVDIYDIWDGEQWNDDDDGPTEDDDEDIYFPESDMDDDDIDFAYDIFGRIYPHGHDINDVIW; encoded by the exons ATGTCGTTTCTTGATATCTTGCAATCGC AAGATGTagacaatcaaaatttttatatcaaagAAAATAATGCTTATACGGAAGATAATGTATtggtatacaatatatttgtatacagtaTTCCAAAGCAG TTGACAGAAGACGATGTACGCCGTTATTTCTCAAAATTTGGCAATGTGCTTGATGTAAAACTTGTGGCGGACAAAAGGCGGTCACGACGTGCAGCGCCGAAAGTGGGATTTGTGAACTTTGCTGCATCGGAAAGTGCCTGCAG CGCGCTGCGGAAGAATAATCATCGCTTGCAAGGCGTACGTATCGGTGTAAAGCCAGGTGATAGCTGGAATCAGCCCAATGCAGAAAAAGCATGTGGTTCAAGGGAAAACGATAACAATGTTGCAACCACTTCAAAACAAACTAAGAAACACGTACAACAAAGTACAACGAAAGACGCAATAGCGACAAATTCAACGCATATGCTCGCGTTGAATGACGATTGCTTGGAATCAATTTTCGGTTTCTTAGATTTAAAAGCACAAGTACGTTTTGCACGCGTATGTCAACGCTTTCAGGATATTTTCCAAATATACTGCAAACGCGAATTTAAAAACTTCGAACTACACAAAATGTGTAACATGACATTATGGGAGATGCGTGATTTCCTTCGCTTTGCTGGCGACAATATAACAAGCATAACAGGCAAAGTGCCGTATAAAAATCGCGAACGAATTATGGATTTTATACGCACATTTTGTGTAAAGCTGAAATGTATAAAACTGGATAATAGTAAAACGCGAAACGAATGTCTGAAGAAGCTATTGCGCGGTATTCCACAATTGCAAGAATTGACACTACGTGACTGTGCTTTAACTGACAATTCCATACAAACAATGACACATCTAAAACACTTAGAAACACTAGAACTTGCAGAAAATTATGAGCTGACAG GtaaatttataagtaaattgGTGCAACTGAAGGTGCTAAACTTTTACGGTTGTAGTAACATACAAACATTCCACTTGGTGGATATTTGCAAAACACTGCCAAACTTGAAATCACTGGACATACGGCGTTGTGAGCGGATAGCGCCAACACTTTTCGACATAATGGTGAAGCATTGCAAAGAGCTGGAAATACTTAAAATGTCCTGTCCGGAGTTCCCTTATGAGCGTGTCGCATTTTTGCCAAATCTCAAACAGTTAGAATTACTTTACTACTCTTGGTGTAGCGCATCGCAAAAACGTCTGTTAGCCGAACTGGTCACGCATAAAGCCGATCAACTGGAGGTTTTGAAAATTGTTGCCAAAAATACACTTTGCACCGAGCATATTGAGCTAATATCGCAGTTGAGACAGCTGAAAGTACTGTTTGCCTCCAACAATCCGTCGGTAAACGATGATTCGCTCGTTATGCTTTGTAAATTGCAACAGCTCGAAGAGTTAACCATCAAAGGCTGTAGCAACATAACCAATCAATCGGTAATAAAGCTGGTGAAAAGCTGCCAAAGTTTGCGTCACTTAAACATACAGTTTTGCAAAAAGATAACAATTGAATTTCTATTAGAAACCATACGCTTTTTAAAAACTACAGAGAAACGCAAAAAGCCATTGGTACTTGTAGTGTATGGCACGTTAATCGACCACTATGGCGTATCGGCG TGCGATGAATACAAAGAAGCTGAAGCGCAGTCTTTAATTAAAGTCATCTTCCATGCTTCAAATGTGGATCTTGGTTTGGATGATGGCGTAGATATATATGATATCTGGGATGGTGAACAATGGAATGACGATGATGACGGTCCAACcgaagatgatgatgaagaCATTTACTTTCCTGAAAGTGATATGGACGATGATGATATCGATTTCGCTTATGACATATTTGGGCGCATATATCCACACGGTCATG aCATAAACGATGTTATTTGGTGA
- the Eeed8.10_0 gene encoding F-box/LRR-repeat protein 7 isoform X1, giving the protein MSFLDILQSREYSRSSLMMSTLLSNIPFTEDVDNQNFYIKENNAYTEDNVLVYNIFVYSIPKQLTEDDVRRYFSKFGNVLDVKLVADKRRSRRAAPKVGFVNFAASESACSALRKNNHRLQGVRIGVKPGDSWNQPNAEKACGSRENDNNVATTSKQTKKHVQQSTTKDAIATNSTHMLALNDDCLESIFGFLDLKAQVRFARVCQRFQDIFQIYCKREFKNFELHKMCNMTLWEMRDFLRFAGDNITSITGKVPYKNRERIMDFIRTFCVKLKCIKLDNSKTRNECLKKLLRGIPQLQELTLRDCALTDNSIQTMTHLKHLETLELAENYELTGKFISKLVQLKVLNFYGCSNIQTFHLVDICKTLPNLKSLDIRRCERIAPTLFDIMVKHCKELEILKMSCPEFPYERVAFLPNLKQLELLYYSWCSASQKRLLAELVTHKADQLEVLKIVAKNTLCTEHIELISQLRQLKVLFASNNPSVNDDSLVMLCKLQQLEELTIKGCSNITNQSVIKLVKSCQSLRHLNIQFCKKITIEFLLETIRFLKTTEKRKKPLVLVVYGTLIDHYGVSACDEYKEAEAQSLIKVIFHASNVDLGLDDGVDIYDIWDGEQWNDDDDGPTEDDDEDIYFPESDMDDDDIDFAYDIFGRIYPHGHDINDVIW; this is encoded by the exons ATGTCGTTTCTTGATATCTTGCAATCGCGTGAGTATTCCCGGTCGTCTCTTATGATGTCTACATTACTCTCAAATATTCCGTTTACAGAAGATGTagacaatcaaaatttttatatcaaagAAAATAATGCTTATACGGAAGATAATGTATtggtatacaatatatttgtatacagtaTTCCAAAGCAG TTGACAGAAGACGATGTACGCCGTTATTTCTCAAAATTTGGCAATGTGCTTGATGTAAAACTTGTGGCGGACAAAAGGCGGTCACGACGTGCAGCGCCGAAAGTGGGATTTGTGAACTTTGCTGCATCGGAAAGTGCCTGCAG CGCGCTGCGGAAGAATAATCATCGCTTGCAAGGCGTACGTATCGGTGTAAAGCCAGGTGATAGCTGGAATCAGCCCAATGCAGAAAAAGCATGTGGTTCAAGGGAAAACGATAACAATGTTGCAACCACTTCAAAACAAACTAAGAAACACGTACAACAAAGTACAACGAAAGACGCAATAGCGACAAATTCAACGCATATGCTCGCGTTGAATGACGATTGCTTGGAATCAATTTTCGGTTTCTTAGATTTAAAAGCACAAGTACGTTTTGCACGCGTATGTCAACGCTTTCAGGATATTTTCCAAATATACTGCAAACGCGAATTTAAAAACTTCGAACTACACAAAATGTGTAACATGACATTATGGGAGATGCGTGATTTCCTTCGCTTTGCTGGCGACAATATAACAAGCATAACAGGCAAAGTGCCGTATAAAAATCGCGAACGAATTATGGATTTTATACGCACATTTTGTGTAAAGCTGAAATGTATAAAACTGGATAATAGTAAAACGCGAAACGAATGTCTGAAGAAGCTATTGCGCGGTATTCCACAATTGCAAGAATTGACACTACGTGACTGTGCTTTAACTGACAATTCCATACAAACAATGACACATCTAAAACACTTAGAAACACTAGAACTTGCAGAAAATTATGAGCTGACAG GtaaatttataagtaaattgGTGCAACTGAAGGTGCTAAACTTTTACGGTTGTAGTAACATACAAACATTCCACTTGGTGGATATTTGCAAAACACTGCCAAACTTGAAATCACTGGACATACGGCGTTGTGAGCGGATAGCGCCAACACTTTTCGACATAATGGTGAAGCATTGCAAAGAGCTGGAAATACTTAAAATGTCCTGTCCGGAGTTCCCTTATGAGCGTGTCGCATTTTTGCCAAATCTCAAACAGTTAGAATTACTTTACTACTCTTGGTGTAGCGCATCGCAAAAACGTCTGTTAGCCGAACTGGTCACGCATAAAGCCGATCAACTGGAGGTTTTGAAAATTGTTGCCAAAAATACACTTTGCACCGAGCATATTGAGCTAATATCGCAGTTGAGACAGCTGAAAGTACTGTTTGCCTCCAACAATCCGTCGGTAAACGATGATTCGCTCGTTATGCTTTGTAAATTGCAACAGCTCGAAGAGTTAACCATCAAAGGCTGTAGCAACATAACCAATCAATCGGTAATAAAGCTGGTGAAAAGCTGCCAAAGTTTGCGTCACTTAAACATACAGTTTTGCAAAAAGATAACAATTGAATTTCTATTAGAAACCATACGCTTTTTAAAAACTACAGAGAAACGCAAAAAGCCATTGGTACTTGTAGTGTATGGCACGTTAATCGACCACTATGGCGTATCGGCG TGCGATGAATACAAAGAAGCTGAAGCGCAGTCTTTAATTAAAGTCATCTTCCATGCTTCAAATGTGGATCTTGGTTTGGATGATGGCGTAGATATATATGATATCTGGGATGGTGAACAATGGAATGACGATGATGACGGTCCAACcgaagatgatgatgaagaCATTTACTTTCCTGAAAGTGATATGGACGATGATGATATCGATTTCGCTTATGACATATTTGGGCGCATATATCCACACGGTCATG aCATAAACGATGTTATTTGGTGA
- the LOC105215116 gene encoding uncharacterized protein LOC105215116 isoform X1 yields the protein MQNNRAFPSRNCKSDRRSIVYTKDNVPVYKLTISKLPRNLKSVRIKQHFAKFGEIINVEILYGKTRSISTQCIIHYQKAADAGAALKQKYHTINRQRLSVKACPSWEQPYLMEDLYTNYNVNFLTLNDYCLEMIFQQLDLRQKLRLSLCHPRLEKIFTDMICPRLPRNLYLEELLQYSTWELRQFFINAAIYMERLVIAKQFPSFSSRMIICSLMQECDLRIKSVHIIEWLPWKYTIFLVSLQLTYISELELYKCNITDNDLQLLLKLRNLKTLGLAGNYRIQGIHLKYFRKLQRLSLCGCESITNDTLSECCRYLQLSYLDIRFTDSIRITERAVELCNTLDTLKLSCFVETVAKLPTLRSLEVHHSNSPITTSFYNALVEHHADNLLELKLTGQTYLMLPTVARIVRLRKLRTLWLGDHIYNGSKQLIKLITSLSDLEEISLHYSIRIRDKHLIPLITKCTKLKRINLRMCQYITNNFIWSTLEILTKRATATTVPGASQNSKRTTTTEPLIILVYGTRIKTDILESSVYRKNCHLLKLLFHADDAPTGLANEGSPFDFNDSEYRFSFEAIDVNFMNYWYGEPESEGEESSDSENEILY from the exons ATGCAGAATAATAGAG CTTTCCCATCTCGGAATTGTAAAAGCGATCGTCGTTCCATCGTATACACAAAAGACAATGTACCagtttataaattaacaatatCGAAACTGCCTAGAAAT CTGAAATCGGTAAGAATAAAGCAACATTTCGCTAAATTTGGCGAAATTATAAATGTGGAGATATTGTATGGAAAAACACGATCCATATCAACGCAATGCATTATACATTATCAGAAAGCGGCAGACGCAGGAGC tGCTTTAAAGCAGAAATATCACACAATCAACAGGCAACGTCTTTCAGTAAAGGCATGTCCCAGTTGGGAGCAGCCTTATCTAATGgaagatttatatacaaattacaaTGTAAATTTTCTTACATTGAACGATTACTGTTTAGAAATGATTTTCCAACAACTTGACTTGCGCCAGAAGTTGCGCCTATCGCTATGTCATCCACGTTTAGAAAAAATCTTCACAGATATGATCTGCCCTCGGTTACCCCGAAATTTATATCTGGAAGAACTTCTACAATATTCCACATGGGAGTTGcgtcaattttttattaacgcGGCTATATATATGGAACGATTAGTGATTGCGAAACAATTCCCTAGCTTTAGTTCTAGGATGATTATATGTTCTTTGATGCAAGAATGCGATTTACGCATAAAAAGCGTTCATATTATAGAATGGCTGCCTTGGAAATATACTATTTTCCTTGTATCATTACAACTAACTTATATAAGTGAACTAGAATTGTACAAGTGTAATATAACAGATAATGATTTGCAATTATTGCTTAAATTACGCAATCTTAAAACACTGGGTTTAGCAGGGAATTATCGCATACAAGGAATACATTTAAAGTACTTTCGCAAGTTACAACGATTGAGTTTATGCGGTTGTGAAAGCATAACCAACGACACGCTTTCTGAGTGCTGTCGGTATTTACAGCTAAGCTACTTAGATATACGCTTTACGGACAGCATTAGGATTACGGAAAGAGCAGTAGAACTGTGTAATACTTTGGATACATTAAAACTATCGTGCTTCGTTGAAACTGTAGCTAAGCTACCAACACTAAGGTCATTGGAAGTGCATCACTCTAATTCGCCG ATTACAACTAGTTTTTATAACGCTCTAGTCGAACATCATGCCGATAATTTGCTTGAGTTGAAATTAACTGGCCAAACATACCTAATGCTTCCAACAGTGGCTAGGATTGTACGGTTGCGCAAATTACGCACGCTATGGTTGGGAGACCACATATACAACGGTTCGAAACAACTTATAAAACTTATCACGAGTCTGAGTGATTTGGAAGAGATCAGCTTACATTACTCCATACGAATTAGAGATAAACATTTAATACCACTCATAACCAAGTGCACCAAATTGAAACGTATCAATTTACGCATGTGtcaatatataacaaataattttatttggagCACATTGGAAATACTAACAAAGCGCGCGACTGCGACAACCGTGCCAGGGGCTAGTCAAAATTCAAAGAGAACTACAACGACTGAACCGcttattattttagtttatggTACGCGCATTAAAACTGATATTTTAGAG tcTTCGGTTTACAGAAAAAACTGCCACTTATTGAAACTATTGTTTCATGCCGATGATGCCCCAACGGGTCTTGCCAATGAAGGTAGTCCATTTGACTTCAACGATTCTGAGTATCGTTTTAGCTTTGAAGCAATCGATGTTAATTTCATGAATTATTGGTATGGTGAACCCGAAAGTGAAGGTGAAGAGAGCAGCGActctgaaaatgaaattttatactAA
- the LOC105215116 gene encoding uncharacterized protein LOC105215116 isoform X2, producing the protein MQNNRAFPSRNCKSDRRSIVYTKDNVPVYKLTISKLPRNLKSVRIKQHFAKFGEIINVEILYGKTRSISTQCIIHYQKAADAGAALKQKYHTINRQRLSVKACPSWEQPYLMEDLYTNYNVNFLTLNDYCLEMIFQQLDLRQKLRLSLCHPRLEKIFTDMICPRLPRNLYLEELLQYSTWELRQFFINAAIYMERLVIAKQFPSFSSRMIICSLMQECDLRIKSVHIIEWLPWKYTIFLVSLQLTYISELELYKCNITDNDLQLLLKLRNLKTLGLAGNYRIQGIHLKYFRKLQRLSLCGCESITNDTLSECCRYLQLSYLDIRFTDSIRITERAVELCNTLDTLKLSCFVETVAKLPTLRSLEVHHSNSPITTSFYNALVEHHADNLLELKLTGQTYLMLPTVARIVRLRKLRTLWLGDHIYNGSKQLIKLITSLSDLEEISLHYSIRIRDKHLIPLITKCTKLKRINLRMCQYITNNFIWSTLEILTKRATATTVPGASQNSKRTTTTEPLIILVYGTRIKTDILEKKLPLIETIVSCR; encoded by the exons ATGCAGAATAATAGAG CTTTCCCATCTCGGAATTGTAAAAGCGATCGTCGTTCCATCGTATACACAAAAGACAATGTACCagtttataaattaacaatatCGAAACTGCCTAGAAAT CTGAAATCGGTAAGAATAAAGCAACATTTCGCTAAATTTGGCGAAATTATAAATGTGGAGATATTGTATGGAAAAACACGATCCATATCAACGCAATGCATTATACATTATCAGAAAGCGGCAGACGCAGGAGC tGCTTTAAAGCAGAAATATCACACAATCAACAGGCAACGTCTTTCAGTAAAGGCATGTCCCAGTTGGGAGCAGCCTTATCTAATGgaagatttatatacaaattacaaTGTAAATTTTCTTACATTGAACGATTACTGTTTAGAAATGATTTTCCAACAACTTGACTTGCGCCAGAAGTTGCGCCTATCGCTATGTCATCCACGTTTAGAAAAAATCTTCACAGATATGATCTGCCCTCGGTTACCCCGAAATTTATATCTGGAAGAACTTCTACAATATTCCACATGGGAGTTGcgtcaattttttattaacgcGGCTATATATATGGAACGATTAGTGATTGCGAAACAATTCCCTAGCTTTAGTTCTAGGATGATTATATGTTCTTTGATGCAAGAATGCGATTTACGCATAAAAAGCGTTCATATTATAGAATGGCTGCCTTGGAAATATACTATTTTCCTTGTATCATTACAACTAACTTATATAAGTGAACTAGAATTGTACAAGTGTAATATAACAGATAATGATTTGCAATTATTGCTTAAATTACGCAATCTTAAAACACTGGGTTTAGCAGGGAATTATCGCATACAAGGAATACATTTAAAGTACTTTCGCAAGTTACAACGATTGAGTTTATGCGGTTGTGAAAGCATAACCAACGACACGCTTTCTGAGTGCTGTCGGTATTTACAGCTAAGCTACTTAGATATACGCTTTACGGACAGCATTAGGATTACGGAAAGAGCAGTAGAACTGTGTAATACTTTGGATACATTAAAACTATCGTGCTTCGTTGAAACTGTAGCTAAGCTACCAACACTAAGGTCATTGGAAGTGCATCACTCTAATTCGCCG ATTACAACTAGTTTTTATAACGCTCTAGTCGAACATCATGCCGATAATTTGCTTGAGTTGAAATTAACTGGCCAAACATACCTAATGCTTCCAACAGTGGCTAGGATTGTACGGTTGCGCAAATTACGCACGCTATGGTTGGGAGACCACATATACAACGGTTCGAAACAACTTATAAAACTTATCACGAGTCTGAGTGATTTGGAAGAGATCAGCTTACATTACTCCATACGAATTAGAGATAAACATTTAATACCACTCATAACCAAGTGCACCAAATTGAAACGTATCAATTTACGCATGTGtcaatatataacaaataattttatttggagCACATTGGAAATACTAACAAAGCGCGCGACTGCGACAACCGTGCCAGGGGCTAGTCAAAATTCAAAGAGAACTACAACGACTGAACCGcttattattttagtttatggTACGCGCATTAAAACTGATATTTTAGAG AAAAAACTGCCACTTATTGAAACTATTGTTTCATGCCGATGA